Proteins found in one Hippopotamus amphibius kiboko isolate mHipAmp2 chromosome 12, mHipAmp2.hap2, whole genome shotgun sequence genomic segment:
- the CDK5RAP1 gene encoding LOW QUALITY PROTEIN: mitochondrial tRNA methylthiotransferase CDK5RAP1 (The sequence of the model RefSeq protein was modified relative to this genomic sequence to represent the inferred CDS: deleted 2 bases in 1 codon) — translation MEFGRISAPGWPLDRFQHFLRSASVPKEKPSPPDVEDPPPYLTVDELLGRQRKVYLETYGCQMNVNDTEIAWSVLQKSGYLRTSNLQEADVILLVTCSIREKAEQTIWNRLHQLKSLKSKRLRSRVPLRIGILGCMAERLKEEILNKEKMVDILAGPDAYRDLPRLLAVAESGQQAANVLLSLDETYADIMPVQTSPSATSAFVSIMRGCDNMCSYCIVPFTRGRERSRPVASILEEVRKLSEQGLKEVTLLGQNVNSFRDNSEVQFNSAVSTNLSRGFSTNYKAKQGGLRFAHLLDQVSRIDPDMRIRFTSPHPKDFPDEVLQLIHERDNICKQIHLPAQSGSSRVLEAMRRGYSREAYVELIHHIRESIPGVSLSSDFIAGFCGETEEDHLQTVSLLREVQYNMGFLFAYSMRQKTRAYHRLKDDIPEEVKLRRLEELIAVFREEATKANKTFVGCTQLVLVEGLSKRSATDLCGRNDGNLKVIFPDVEIEDVTNSGHRVRAQPGDYVLVKIASASSQTLKGHVLCRTTLKDSTACC, via the exons ATGGAGTTTGGAAGGATTTCAGCTCCAGGCTGGCCACTGGACCGA TTTCAGCATTTTTTGAGAAGTGCTTCAGTTCCTAAGGAGAAACCGTCTCCTCCAGATGTGGAGGACCCACCCCCATACCTCACGGTGGATGAACTTTTAGGAAGGCAGAGAAAAG TCTACCTTGAGACCTATGGCTGCCAGATGAATGTGAATGACACAGAGATAGCCTGGTCCGTCTTACAGAAGAGTGGCTACCTGAGGACCAGTAATCTTCAAGAG GCTGATGTGATCCTCCTTGTTACATGTTCTATCAG GGAGAAGGCTGAACAGACCATCTGGAATCGTTTACATCAGCTCAAATCCTTGAAGTCAAAACGGCTCCGCTCCCGAGTGCCTCTGAGGATTGGGATTCTAG GCTGCATGGCTGAGAGATTGAAGGAGGAGATCctcaacaaagagaaaatggtGGATATTTTGGCTGGTCCAGATGCCTATAGGGACCTTCCTCGGTTGCTTGCTGTTGCTGAGTCAGGCCAGCAAGCTGCCAATGTGCTGCTGTCTCTGGATGAGACCTATGCTGATATCATGCCTGTCCAGACGAGCCCCAGTGCTACTTCTGCCTTTGT GTCTATCATGCGAGGCTGTGACAACATGTGCAGCTACTGCATTGTTCCTTTCACACGTGGCCGGGAGAGGAGTCGGCCTGTTGCCTCCATTCTAGAGGAAGTGAGGAAGCTTTCTGAGCAG gGGCTGAAAGAAGTGACACTGCTTGGTCAGAATGTTAATAGTTTTCGGGACAATTCAGAGGTCCAGTTCAACAGTGCAGTGTCCACCAACCTCAGCCGTGGCTTTTCCACCAACTATAAAGCCAAACAAGGGGGCCTTCGTTTTGCTCACCTTCTGGATCAGGTCTCCAGAATAGATCCTGATATGAGGATTCGtttcacctctccccaccccaaggaCTTTCCTGATGAG GTTCTGCAGCTGATTCACGAGAGGGACAACATCTGTAAACAGATTCATCTACCAGCCCAGAGTGGAAGCAGCCGTGTATTGGAGGCCATGCGGAGGGG ATATTCAAGAGAGGCTTATGTGGAATTAATTCATCATATCAGAGAGTCTATCCCAG GTGTGAGCCTCAGCAGTGATTTCATTGCTGGCTTTTGTGGTGAGACGGAAGAAGATCACCTCCAGACAGTGTCTTTGCTTCGGGAAGTTCAATAcaacatgggctttctctttgcCTACAGCATGAGACag aagacaCGGGCATATCACAGGCTGAAGGATGATATCCCAGAAGAGGTAAAATTAAGGCGTTTGGAGGAACTTATCGCTGTCTTCCGAGAAGAAGCAACAAAAGCCAACAAGACCTTTGTGGGTTGTACCCAGCTGGTGCTGGTGGAGGGG CTCAGTAAACGTTCTGCCACTGACCTTTGTGGCCGGAATGATGGAAACCTTAAGGTGATCTTTCCTGATGTAGAGATAGAGGATGTCACTAACTCTGGACACAGGGTCCGAGCTCAGCCTGGGGACTATGTGCTGGTGAAG aTCGCCTCAGCCAGCTCTCAGACACTTAAAGGACATGTTCTCTGCAGGACCACTCTGAAGGACTCCACAGCATGTTGCTGA